The Agrobacterium vitis genome has a segment encoding these proteins:
- a CDS encoding biliverdin-producing heme oxygenase: MPFSPRRRLLKEATADAHAELDAVIGDFSSPAAYRAYLLGMARFRLPLEEMIAQQTPRAPFVSWPGTWKPVMIGNGLRADLKTLDLEDDCCQASVPQPQKTEDWLGLFYVLEGSALGAKLLAKRAALLGYGPTHGGAHLFAQAGNFSSWPTFLHLMEELRDLDEGKLVAFANATFAYAYAAFESPMHACYADR, from the coding sequence ATGCCTTTTTCACCCCGGCGACGGCTTCTGAAGGAAGCGACCGCCGATGCTCATGCCGAACTCGATGCAGTGATCGGCGATTTTTCCTCTCCTGCCGCCTACCGCGCTTATTTGCTCGGAATGGCCCGTTTTCGGCTGCCATTGGAAGAGATGATTGCCCAACAGACCCCGCGGGCACCCTTTGTCAGTTGGCCGGGCACCTGGAAGCCTGTCATGATCGGCAACGGGCTGCGGGCCGACCTGAAGACGCTTGATCTGGAAGACGACTGTTGCCAGGCATCTGTTCCCCAGCCACAAAAGACCGAAGACTGGCTGGGCCTATTCTATGTGCTGGAAGGCTCCGCGCTTGGCGCAAAGCTTCTGGCAAAACGAGCCGCCCTGCTTGGTTACGGTCCCACTCATGGCGGGGCGCATCTTTTTGCCCAGGCTGGGAACTTTTCGAGCTGGCCGACGTTTTTACATCTTATGGAGGAACTGCGGGATCTCGATGAAGGGAAGCTCGTGGCCTTTGCCAATGCAACCTTTGCTTATGCCTACGCTGCCTTCGAAAGCCCCATGCATGCCTGCTACGCAGACCGTTGA
- the urtB gene encoding urea ABC transporter permease subunit UrtB — protein MIRSCLNHLSHVLAAGLLLMLALTLSARAEEDPASLIKALGTANFTDAEKIVGDLGRTGDLKVVPTLEGLSGGDLYLRKADGNVFIAKPAGSQLTLIDPLTGAEVGKEAKGGLVKIKINNGLRRAIRAAQGGLTLLSPDRTVRLAAADALLKAPSEDNLELLDTALAKEQDGAVKTLLAQARAVSVITSNHTLEEKRAAIALIRAVGGQDAISILGNAAATVDPALKGDIDAAIAKIQSDVALWNTAQNITYGISLGSVLLLAAIGLAITFGVMGIINMAHGEMVMLGAYSTFIVQQAIRANAPELFDWSLAIALPVAFAVTGIFGLVIERCVIRFLYGRPLETLLATWGISLMLQQLVRTLFGPTNQEVANPSWMSGSFGLGGLTITWNRLWILVFSLSVFFALLMLLKRSTFGLQMRAVTQNRRMASSMGIRTPWVDAFTFALGSGIAGMAGVALSQIDNVSPNLGQTYIIDSFMVVVFGGVGNLWGTLVGAFSLGILNKFLEPYAGAVLGKILVLVLIILFIQKRPRGLFALKGRAVEA, from the coding sequence ATGATACGATCCTGTTTGAACCATCTGTCGCATGTGCTGGCTGCCGGGCTGTTGCTGATGCTGGCCTTGACCCTTTCGGCCCGCGCCGAGGAAGACCCCGCTAGCCTGATCAAGGCGCTGGGGACTGCCAATTTCACCGATGCCGAAAAGATCGTCGGCGATCTCGGACGCACTGGCGATCTCAAAGTGGTTCCGACCCTGGAAGGCCTAAGCGGTGGCGATCTCTATCTGCGCAAGGCCGATGGCAATGTGTTCATCGCCAAGCCCGCCGGCAGCCAGCTGACGCTGATCGATCCGCTGACCGGTGCCGAGGTCGGCAAGGAAGCCAAGGGCGGGCTGGTGAAGATCAAGATCAATAACGGGTTGCGCCGCGCCATCCGCGCCGCACAAGGCGGGCTGACCCTGCTCAGTCCTGACCGCACGGTGCGGCTTGCCGCTGCCGATGCGCTGTTGAAGGCGCCCTCAGAAGACAATCTCGAATTGCTCGACACCGCCCTTGCCAAGGAGCAGGATGGCGCGGTGAAAACGCTGCTGGCCCAGGCCCGTGCTGTCTCGGTCATCACCTCCAATCATACGCTGGAGGAAAAACGCGCCGCCATTGCACTCATTCGCGCTGTGGGCGGCCAGGATGCGATTTCCATTCTCGGTAATGCTGCTGCGACCGTCGATCCGGCCCTGAAGGGTGATATCGATGCGGCCATCGCCAAGATCCAGAGCGATGTGGCGCTGTGGAATACCGCGCAGAACATCACCTATGGCATCTCGCTCGGCTCGGTGTTGCTGCTGGCGGCCATTGGCCTTGCCATCACCTTCGGGGTCATGGGCATTATCAATATGGCGCATGGCGAAATGGTCATGCTCGGTGCCTATTCAACTTTCATTGTCCAGCAGGCGATAAGGGCGAACGCGCCTGAGCTGTTTGACTGGTCGCTGGCCATTGCCCTGCCGGTCGCCTTCGCCGTCACCGGCATCTTCGGGTTGGTGATCGAACGCTGCGTCATCCGCTTTCTCTATGGCCGTCCACTGGAAACCCTGCTGGCCACCTGGGGCATTTCGCTGATGTTGCAGCAATTGGTGCGCACGCTGTTTGGCCCCACCAATCAGGAGGTTGCCAATCCATCCTGGATGTCCGGCTCGTTTGGGCTTGGTGGCTTGACCATCACCTGGAACCGGCTGTGGATATTGGTGTTTTCGCTGTCGGTCTTCTTCGCGCTGCTGATGCTGTTGAAGCGCTCCACCTTTGGCTTGCAGATGCGCGCCGTGACGCAAAACCGCCGGATGGCCTCTTCGATGGGTATTCGCACGCCCTGGGTGGATGCCTTCACGTTTGCCTTAGGGTCGGGCATTGCCGGCATGGCGGGCGTGGCGCTGTCCCAGATCGACAATGTGTCGCCCAATCTCGGCCAGACCTACATTATCGACAGTTTCATGGTCGTGGTGTTCGGCGGAGTCGGCAATCTCTGGGGGACGCTGGTGGGCGCGTTCTCTCTCGGCATTCTCAACAAGTTCCTTGAGCCCTATGCCGGTGCAGTGCTGGGCAAGATCCTGGTTCTGGTTCTCATCATCCTGTTCATCCAGAAGCGGCCTCGCGGTCTCTTCGCACTCAAGGGAAGGGCGGTGGAAGCATGA
- a CDS encoding HWE histidine kinase domain-containing protein yields the protein MPATQTVDLTNCDREPIHIPGSIQPHGCLLACDAEMAVVLRHSANAGEMLGVKGTVNGEQVHVLLGDDATHDMRNALATAPEASRPALLPNLRLSCGQVFNVSVHRQRATVIIELEPAKSERDPLQLAREMIGRIKDIDHIDKLIRTSARLVRAVLGYDRVMIYRFDNDGSGKVVSEAKSMELESFLGQYFPASDIPQQARKLYMQNSIRVISDASGHKVAIEPELDASGEPLDLSFAHLRSVSPIHLEYLRNMGVGASMSISILLNGELWGLIACHHYRAKTLSMAQRVAAELFGEFFSLTLLALKQKHKLDLATGTRQSLDRFLHLASHHENLEALFGECLPEFSSLVPCDGAGLWMNGTWTAIGTCPPPAEIEPLIRFVNSIADGQTWASHALSQFLPRAESYYETVSGAMVVPLSEIPRDYLLFFRKERLQTLNWAGNPDKSYEIGPLGDRLTPRKSFAIWKEAVTKQSDHWSENDREVAEAIRAVTVKVVLRHNELMQEERNKADIRQRVLNEELNHRVKNILAVIKSLIGVPTRPEHQLRDYVTSLKGRVHALSHAHDQVIRGSGSGQLSELLQAELGPYRTEGTAIALGGPMVVLDSRAYAVTALVVHELATNAAKYGALSRTGGTLDLTWRWTGEGDCEILWTESGGPTVTAPTRRGFGSALIDRSIPYDLGGKSTVNYNPHGLNAYLLLPARFLSGSGHEPETTHAPPPETETRSMANIDKTLPILLVEDQMLIAMDAEMMLGDAGFTTVMTAGSVPEALAQIKVTAPAVAVLDINLGNHTSVPVAQELHQRGIPFLFATGYAERSIIPEAFGDVTIINKPYDGEALADAVLSLLRQPDATTS from the coding sequence ATGCCTGCTACGCAGACCGTTGATCTCACCAATTGCGACCGCGAACCGATCCATATTCCCGGCAGTATCCAGCCGCATGGTTGCCTGCTGGCCTGCGATGCGGAAATGGCCGTTGTTCTGCGCCATTCCGCCAATGCCGGAGAGATGCTCGGCGTCAAAGGCACGGTGAATGGTGAACAGGTGCATGTGCTTTTAGGTGACGACGCCACCCATGACATGCGCAATGCTCTGGCGACGGCACCTGAAGCCTCACGCCCCGCCCTGCTTCCCAATCTGCGCCTCAGTTGCGGCCAGGTTTTCAACGTGAGTGTCCACCGCCAGCGCGCCACTGTGATCATTGAACTGGAACCAGCCAAGAGCGAACGCGATCCTTTGCAGCTGGCGCGGGAAATGATCGGGCGGATCAAGGACATCGACCATATCGACAAGCTGATCCGCACCTCCGCCAGGCTGGTGCGAGCGGTGCTCGGCTATGACCGGGTGATGATCTACCGCTTCGACAATGATGGCTCCGGCAAGGTGGTGAGCGAGGCCAAGTCGATGGAGCTGGAAAGCTTCCTTGGCCAATATTTCCCGGCATCCGACATTCCACAGCAGGCCCGCAAGCTCTATATGCAAAATTCCATCCGGGTGATTTCCGATGCAAGCGGCCACAAGGTGGCAATCGAGCCGGAACTGGATGCCTCCGGTGAGCCGCTTGACCTGTCCTTTGCACATTTGCGCAGCGTTTCGCCCATTCATCTGGAATATCTGCGCAATATGGGGGTCGGCGCGTCGATGTCGATCTCGATCCTGTTGAATGGCGAACTTTGGGGCCTGATCGCCTGTCATCATTACCGCGCAAAGACCCTATCCATGGCGCAGCGGGTCGCCGCCGAATTGTTTGGCGAGTTTTTCTCCCTGACACTGCTTGCCCTGAAGCAGAAACACAAGCTTGACCTGGCCACTGGCACACGCCAATCGCTGGACCGCTTTCTGCACCTTGCCTCCCACCACGAAAATCTTGAGGCGCTGTTTGGCGAATGCCTGCCGGAATTCAGCAGCCTCGTGCCCTGCGATGGTGCGGGCCTTTGGATGAACGGAACCTGGACGGCCATTGGCACCTGTCCGCCGCCTGCCGAAATCGAACCGCTGATACGCTTCGTCAACAGCATTGCAGACGGACAGACCTGGGCCAGTCACGCCTTGTCCCAATTTCTGCCCAGAGCCGAAAGCTATTATGAGACGGTGTCCGGCGCTATGGTCGTGCCGCTCTCGGAAATTCCCCGAGATTACCTGTTGTTTTTCCGCAAGGAACGGCTGCAAACCCTCAATTGGGCTGGCAATCCCGATAAATCTTATGAGATCGGGCCGCTGGGCGACCGGCTGACACCCCGCAAAAGCTTCGCCATCTGGAAGGAAGCCGTCACAAAGCAATCGGACCATTGGAGCGAAAACGACAGGGAGGTCGCGGAAGCCATTCGCGCCGTCACCGTCAAGGTGGTGCTCCGGCATAACGAATTGATGCAGGAAGAGCGCAACAAGGCCGACATCCGTCAACGCGTACTGAATGAGGAATTGAACCACCGGGTCAAGAATATTCTGGCGGTGATCAAGTCACTGATCGGCGTTCCGACCCGGCCGGAACATCAGCTGAGGGATTATGTCACCTCGCTGAAGGGCCGCGTCCACGCCCTGTCCCATGCCCATGACCAGGTGATCCGCGGCAGCGGCAGCGGCCAGTTGAGCGAACTGCTACAGGCCGAGCTTGGCCCCTACCGCACTGAGGGTACTGCCATCGCGCTTGGTGGCCCGATGGTGGTCCTCGACAGCCGCGCCTATGCCGTCACGGCCCTGGTTGTCCACGAGCTTGCGACCAATGCGGCGAAATACGGAGCACTTTCGCGCACCGGTGGCACGCTTGACTTGACTTGGCGCTGGACGGGAGAGGGAGATTGTGAAATTCTGTGGACGGAAAGCGGCGGGCCAACGGTGACCGCGCCGACACGCCGGGGCTTTGGCTCCGCCTTGATAGACCGTAGCATTCCCTATGATCTCGGTGGTAAGAGCACCGTGAATTATAACCCACACGGCCTGAACGCGTATCTTTTGCTTCCTGCCCGTTTCCTGTCCGGTTCCGGACACGAGCCGGAAACCACACACGCCCCGCCCCCGGAGACAGAGACCAGATCCATGGCCAATATCGACAAAACCCTGCCGATCCTGCTGGTTGAAGACCAGATGCTGATTGCGATGGATGCCGAAATGATGCTGGGCGATGCCGGCTTTACCACTGTCATGACAGCAGGTTCCGTGCCGGAAGCCCTGGCGCAAATCAAGGTCACAGCCCCTGCCGTGGCCGTGCTCGACATCAACCTTGGTAATCATACCTCCGTGCCGGTGGCCCAGGAGCTGCACCAGCGGGGGATTCCCTTTCTGTTTGCCACCGGCTATGCCGAGCGGTCGATCATTCCGGAAGCCTTCGGCGACGTCACGATCATCAACAAGCCCTATGATGGAGAGGCGCTGGCCGATGCGGTGCTGAGCCTGTTGCGCCAACCGGACGCCACCACCAGCTAA
- the urtD gene encoding urea ABC transporter ATP-binding protein UrtD yields MSEKTTNSLLYLNGVSVSFDGFRALNSLSFVVEPGELRAIIGPNGAGKTTMMDIITGKTRPDSGEVFFDGGKVDLTKRDEADIAQLGIGRKFQKPTVFESHTVWDNLELALNKPRGVFSTLFYRLTPKDRERIDTILETVRLTARKNDLAANLSHGQKQWLEIGMLLAQEPKLLLVDEPVAGMTDAETAETAILLREISKTRSVVVVEHDMGFIRDLGVKVTCLAEGSVLAEGSIDFISSDPRVIENYLGR; encoded by the coding sequence ATGTCCGAAAAGACCACCAACAGCCTCCTCTATCTCAACGGGGTCAGCGTCTCCTTCGACGGGTTCCGGGCCTTGAACTCCCTGTCCTTCGTGGTCGAGCCGGGCGAGCTGCGCGCCATTATCGGCCCGAATGGCGCGGGCAAGACGACGATGATGGACATCATCACCGGCAAGACAAGGCCCGATAGCGGCGAGGTGTTTTTCGACGGCGGCAAGGTGGATCTCACCAAGCGTGACGAGGCCGACATCGCCCAGCTCGGCATTGGCCGCAAATTCCAAAAGCCGACGGTGTTTGAAAGCCATACGGTCTGGGACAATCTGGAACTGGCGCTGAACAAGCCGCGCGGGGTGTTTTCAACGCTGTTCTACCGGCTGACGCCCAAGGACCGCGAGCGGATCGACACCATTCTCGAAACCGTCCGGCTCACCGCCCGCAAAAACGATCTCGCTGCCAACCTGTCCCACGGCCAGAAGCAATGGTTGGAAATTGGTATGTTGCTGGCGCAGGAGCCGAAACTGCTGCTGGTCGATGAGCCGGTGGCGGGCATGACCGATGCCGAAACCGCCGAGACCGCCATTCTGCTGCGCGAAATTTCCAAGACCCGCTCGGTGGTGGTGGTGGAACACGATATGGGCTTCATCCGCGATCTCGGCGTCAAGGTGACATGCCTGGCCGAAGGCTCGGTGCTGGCCGAAGGCTCGATCGACTTCATCTCAAGCGATCCGCGGGTGATCGAAAATTATCTGGGGCGGTGA
- the urtC gene encoding urea ABC transporter permease subunit UrtC has translation MITAFLLRSLDAKILVAIAILIALAILVPILSLATAPDSALHMPTYLVALFGKYLTYAMLALALDLVWGFCGILSLGHGAFFALGGYAMGMYLMRQIGPRGTYGDPILPDFMVFLNWKELPWFWHGFDMFWFAALMVLVAPGLLAFVFGWFAFRSRVNGVYLSIITQAMTYALLLAFFRNDMGFGGNNGLTDFKDILGFNIQADGTRAALFSLSALFLAGSLLLVSAIVRSKYGKVLVGIRDAESRTRFLGYRVENMKLFAFVVSAMMAGVAGALYVPQVGIINPGEFSPANSIEVVIWTAVGGRATLIGPIIGAVLVNGGKTIFTGLFPNAWLFALGGLFVAVTLFLPKGIVGTVTQSLLRRRQDKAAAEAEASRTSHGNPQAAE, from the coding sequence ATGATCACGGCATTTCTTCTGCGCTCGCTGGACGCCAAGATCCTCGTCGCCATCGCCATTCTCATCGCGCTCGCCATTCTGGTGCCGATCCTCAGTCTTGCCACCGCGCCCGACAGCGCGCTGCATATGCCGACCTATCTGGTGGCGCTGTTTGGCAAATACCTGACCTATGCCATGCTGGCCTTGGCGCTCGATCTGGTCTGGGGCTTTTGCGGCATTCTTTCGCTCGGTCACGGGGCGTTCTTCGCGCTCGGCGGCTATGCGATGGGCATGTATCTGATGCGCCAGATCGGCCCGCGTGGCACCTATGGTGATCCTATCCTGCCCGACTTCATGGTGTTTTTGAACTGGAAGGAACTGCCCTGGTTCTGGCACGGCTTCGACATGTTCTGGTTTGCCGCCCTGATGGTGCTGGTCGCGCCAGGCCTGCTTGCTTTCGTATTCGGCTGGTTTGCATTTCGTTCGCGGGTCAACGGCGTCTATCTGTCGATCATCACCCAAGCGATGACCTATGCGCTGCTGCTGGCCTTCTTCCGCAACGACATGGGTTTTGGCGGCAATAATGGCCTGACTGACTTCAAGGACATCCTCGGTTTCAACATCCAGGCGGATGGCACCCGTGCGGCGCTGTTTTCGCTCTCGGCACTGTTTCTGGCAGGCTCGCTGCTGCTGGTCTCGGCCATCGTTCGCTCCAAATACGGCAAGGTGCTGGTCGGCATCCGCGATGCCGAAAGCCGCACCCGCTTTCTGGGCTACCGGGTGGAAAACATGAAGCTGTTTGCCTTCGTGGTCTCGGCGATGATGGCGGGCGTGGCGGGCGCGCTCTATGTGCCGCAGGTCGGCATCATCAATCCCGGTGAGTTTTCACCGGCCAATTCCATCGAGGTGGTGATCTGGACCGCCGTCGGCGGGCGCGCCACGCTGATCGGCCCGATCATTGGCGCGGTGCTGGTCAATGGCGGCAAGACGATCTTTACCGGCCTGTTTCCCAATGCCTGGCTGTTTGCGCTGGGTGGGCTGTTTGTGGCCGTCACGCTGTTCCTGCCCAAGGGCATTGTCGGCACAGTCACCCAAAGCCTACTCCGGCGCAGGCAGGACAAGGCTGCGGCGGAAGCCGAAGCGTCCAGAACCTCTCATGGCAACCCTCAGGCGGCGGAGTAA
- the urtA gene encoding urea ABC transporter substrate-binding protein — MNFKSKLASALVGAMLSTTAFHGAFAAEDTIKVGILHSLSGTMAISETTLKDAMLMLIDEQNKKGGVLGKKLEPVVVDPASNWPLFAEKARELISKDKVSAVFGCWTSVSRKSVLPVFKELDSVLFYPVQFEGEESERNVFYTGAAPNQQAIPAVDYLMENEGVQRWVLEGTDYVYPRTTNKILEAYLLSKGVKREDILVNYTPFGFSDWQTEVAAIKKFGSAGKKAAVISTVNGDANVPFYKELGNQGVKAEDIPVMAFSVGEEELAGIDTKPLVGHLAAWNYFQSVDTPVNAEFIKTWHAFTKNDKRVTNDPMEAAYIGFNMWVKAVEKAGSAEPDKVIDALVGVSVPNLTGGYATMMPSHYITKPVLIGEVQENGQFDIVSQTPEVVGDEWSDFLPDSKDLIADWRLPMNCGNFNVKSGKCGGKGS, encoded by the coding sequence ATGAACTTCAAGTCCAAACTGGCGAGCGCACTTGTCGGCGCCATGCTGTCCACTACCGCCTTCCACGGTGCGTTTGCCGCTGAAGATACGATCAAGGTCGGCATTCTGCACTCACTCTCCGGCACGATGGCGATTTCGGAAACGACGCTGAAGGACGCCATGTTGATGCTCATCGACGAGCAGAACAAGAAGGGTGGGGTTCTCGGCAAGAAGCTGGAGCCCGTTGTCGTCGATCCGGCCTCCAACTGGCCGCTGTTTGCCGAAAAGGCCCGCGAGCTGATTTCCAAGGACAAGGTTTCCGCCGTGTTCGGATGCTGGACCTCGGTGTCGCGTAAATCGGTTCTGCCGGTCTTCAAGGAACTGGATTCGGTGCTGTTCTACCCCGTGCAGTTCGAGGGTGAAGAAAGCGAACGCAACGTCTTCTACACCGGTGCCGCTCCCAACCAGCAGGCCATTCCCGCTGTCGATTACCTGATGGAGAACGAAGGCGTGCAGCGCTGGGTGCTTGAGGGCACCGACTATGTCTATCCGCGCACGACCAACAAGATCCTCGAAGCCTATCTTCTGTCCAAGGGCGTGAAGAGGGAAGACATCCTGGTCAACTACACGCCGTTCGGCTTCTCCGACTGGCAGACCGAAGTCGCCGCCATCAAGAAATTCGGCTCGGCCGGCAAGAAGGCTGCTGTTATCTCGACCGTCAATGGCGATGCCAACGTGCCGTTCTACAAGGAACTCGGCAACCAGGGCGTCAAGGCTGAAGACATTCCGGTCATGGCCTTCTCGGTCGGTGAAGAAGAACTGGCTGGTATCGACACCAAGCCGCTGGTTGGCCATCTCGCCGCCTGGAACTACTTCCAGTCCGTCGATACGCCGGTGAATGCCGAATTCATCAAGACCTGGCATGCCTTCACCAAGAACGACAAGCGCGTCACCAACGACCCGATGGAAGCCGCCTATATCGGCTTTAACATGTGGGTGAAGGCCGTCGAAAAGGCAGGCTCGGCTGAACCCGACAAGGTCATCGATGCGCTGGTTGGCGTTTCCGTGCCCAACCTCACCGGCGGCTACGCCACGATGATGCCGAGCCATTACATCACCAAGCCGGTGCTGATTGGCGAAGTCCAGGAAAATGGCCAGTTCGACATCGTCTCCCAGACACCGGAAGTGGTGGGCGACGAATGGTCGGATTTCCTCCCCGACAGCAAGGACCTGATCGCCGATTGGCGCCTGCCGATGAACTGCGGTAATTTCAACGTCAAGTCCGGCAAGTGCGGCGGCAAGGGCTCTTAA
- the urtE gene encoding urea ABC transporter ATP-binding subunit UrtE codes for MLTVENLNLHYGAAQALRGVNITAPMGKITCVLGRNGVGKSSLLRAVTGQHPVSGGTIAFEGTVLNGMAPFNRARHGVGYVPQGREIFPLLSVKENLETGFAPLKRKDRTIPDDIFALFPILQTMLSRRGGDLSGGQQQQLAIGRAMVTRPKILVLDEPTEGIQPSIIKDIGRAIRYLRDSTGMAILLVEQYLDFCRELADHVYIMDRGEIVHEGGAETLDTVEARRHLTV; via the coding sequence ATGCTGACAGTTGAAAATCTCAATCTTCACTATGGTGCCGCCCAGGCGCTGCGCGGCGTGAATATCACCGCGCCGATGGGCAAGATTACCTGCGTGCTGGGTCGCAACGGGGTGGGTAAAAGCTCGCTTTTGCGCGCCGTGACCGGCCAGCATCCGGTGTCCGGCGGCACGATTGCCTTTGAAGGCACGGTGTTGAACGGCATGGCGCCATTCAATCGGGCGCGGCACGGGGTCGGCTATGTGCCGCAGGGGCGCGAGATCTTTCCGCTGTTATCGGTTAAGGAAAATCTGGAAACCGGCTTTGCGCCGCTGAAGCGCAAGGATCGGACGATCCCGGACGATATTTTCGCGCTGTTTCCTATTTTGCAGACCATGTTGTCGCGGCGCGGCGGTGATCTGTCCGGTGGCCAGCAGCAGCAATTGGCGATTGGCCGGGCCATGGTAACCCGCCCGAAAATCCTGGTGCTGGACGAGCCGACCGAGGGCATCCAGCCATCGATTATCAAGGATATCGGCCGGGCGATCCGCTACTTGCGGGATTCAACCGGTATGGCGATCCTGCTGGTCGAGCAATATCTCGACTTCTGCCGGGAGCTGGCCGACCATGTCTACATCATGGATCGGGGCGAAATCGTCCATGAAGGTGGCGCCGAAACGCTGGATACGGTCGAGGCCCGCCGGCATCTTACGGTCTAA
- a CDS encoding ornithine lipid ester-linked acyl 2-hydroxylase OlsC: protein MDMPASQPSTGVDNEQTFGTSGIQPMDRPSRITRFFMGIVAWAEKLNFKYAKLGNPPVYDNATFPWVAEVEKAYPAIRAELDQILLRQSELPSFQDISTDVKTISTDNRWKTFFLLGFGVKSEANIKACPQTWKAMQAIPGLTTVMFSIFEPGKHLPAHRGPYNGVLRLHLGMIVPEPRDQIAIRVKDQICHWEEGKVLIFDDAYEHEAWNHTDKTRVVLFVDFAKPLKFPARLVNWALMNMAIFTPFIREGLDNHNEWEKKFYAEAEKLRNSTAG, encoded by the coding sequence ATGGATATGCCAGCCTCTCAGCCTTCGACCGGTGTGGACAATGAACAGACCTTCGGCACATCAGGCATTCAGCCTATGGACCGGCCAAGCCGCATTACCCGGTTTTTTATGGGTATCGTCGCCTGGGCGGAAAAGCTGAATTTCAAATATGCCAAGCTTGGCAATCCGCCGGTCTATGACAATGCCACCTTTCCCTGGGTGGCGGAGGTGGAAAAGGCCTATCCGGCCATTCGCGCCGAGCTGGACCAGATCCTGCTGCGCCAGAGTGAACTGCCGAGCTTTCAGGATATTTCCACCGATGTGAAGACGATTTCCACGGATAATCGCTGGAAGACCTTCTTCCTGCTTGGTTTCGGCGTGAAGTCCGAGGCCAATATCAAGGCCTGCCCGCAAACCTGGAAAGCCATGCAGGCCATTCCCGGCCTGACCACGGTGATGTTTTCGATTTTCGAACCCGGCAAGCATCTGCCCGCCCATCGCGGCCCTTATAATGGCGTGCTGCGCCTGCATTTGGGGATGATCGTGCCGGAACCGCGCGACCAGATTGCCATCCGCGTCAAGGATCAGATCTGCCACTGGGAAGAGGGCAAGGTGCTGATCTTCGACGATGCCTACGAGCACGAAGCCTGGAACCACACCGACAAGACCCGCGTCGTGCTGTTCGTCGATTTCGCCAAACCGCTGAAATTCCCGGCCCGGCTGGTGAATTGGGCGCTGATGAACATGGCGATCTTCACGCCCTTCATCCGCGAGGGGCTCGACAACCACAATGAGTGGGAAAAGAAATTCTACGCCGAGGCGGAAAAGCTGCGCAACAGCACGGCTGGCTGA